In Cydia amplana chromosome 5, ilCydAmpl1.1, whole genome shotgun sequence, the genomic window atctttttctccaatatgctcggaaatgttcaccttattgtagcaaaaatagtaccggaagtacttctgtattgtcaaactctaatttaaaaaaataaaactatcgctgtcctgttctagcggacgggaagtaaaaaaacactacagtaataacttattactgtagtgttttttactttttaaaaataaaaaacgcaaacagccaattattatagccgcgggccgcgtctacacgactcgatcagctatcatttcaagctataggatagagtgagatagtaatataaacgaccttacatgtctcgttcttacaagaccgttgtgctcgtgtatgatcgtgcgaatactgcttaataaaatcaaagattatttttatatttttttaaggatctcatccgtgttcataaagcttatattgcacaattttattatagtttgacatagacagagagaatcatactatctttgtcttacaccagtactagaacccaaaagaaaaggatgagtatagtttttttgttcttatttactgacaatttggtttgaccaactatattttcaatgaacgaatattgaatggtactgaatggcagaataagtttgtgcctttaacttttaataataaattaaagagggaaattgtttttgacgtttttgatgtgaagtttcgatttgagtgatgctcgatgcttaaataattatttctcaaacatgcaatgaaatgtcgtcgctccgggcgttatatcaggcttcgaagtatcacgtttagggcggagcaactccagagaactgtaaaggaatttcatacgaaattgaaggcctaggccgggaagtaatttttttttttattctaatgtAAATCTGGGGTCTGTGTCcgtgaacaggctaaacagccgaattttttttttacatttttagtgAACGAATGGTTAtcagaccaaaatatccgtgttaacgcctgttatacacgaacgtactgatattaagaatacgaatctgtatgattcaatgtgttgatgaataaatttaaaattttgtctatacataAGTcatcagagaccatagacaatatttaaaatcctctgcatttattttatttattgaaattgagattcttattatcagattgtgtataatggccctaataaggtctattcgaacacacgcaaaatacggacgacttccgtaaaaaaaaaacaattatggcgggattggaaggaaaattaaaaaacttttgttgtgaagttagatttttattataaagattataaatttgttttttttttttgagtggtgtatttttttatttcattgcatgtttgagaaaagcactatacatgcctagccgtgaaaggtcttgccggcttcgtatcactatccggcctccctacggtcggccggctatacctactcacccggcaagcccttctttcccggcgtctgcagtaatgtactattattttactttatttcctcgcatgttttggagaaaagcactaatatatgcctcggcaggaatagcaattcgtggattcgtcttctttgtcggactccgctacgcgtcgtccgacaaaatcgaaactcatccacgaattgtcCTTTCCCGGCtttttcccggcctctgcaataatgtactattaggtACCTGTAATAATACACACATTgcgtaaaataattattatcatagGCAATGTATGTAACATtacatgaaatattttaaactcACTAGTAAAGTACCAGGCTGACGATCAGTTTTCCGCAGTGGATGCCTGCTGGGCCCATAACCTGCGAAGAATTATGTAGTACACAATATGAGAACACTaagctagagtctgtgcagaaagagaacagtcgtggaatgtattggagaagtttgacgtttaaaataacacttgcactgcgtgtgatatcaaaatcgttgctaCACTTATCTTGGTCAACTCTGTTACTTTGGGCTAGGTGATAATCACCAtcgtcctcgcgttgtcccggcattttgccacggctcatgggagcctgggatctGCTGGGCAACTAATCTCAGGAATTTGCGTGGGCACGTTTTTATAAAAGCGACTGCCAATCTGACCTgtaacccagaggggaaactaggccttatcggGATTAGTCTAGTTtcgtcacgatgttttccttcaccgaaaagcgactggtaggTACAGTCTgccaaaaaagagtagaaattaaaaagtggcaatactgtagtgtcgtctctttcaaatcaatctaagagTGCTATCGCACTGCGACCTTGGAGtatcgcacccataagtgagagcgagaaagagttATCTGttaccaaggtcgcggtgcggtgcgatagtgtgttaccactaaGCTAAACGGGAcgtaaaataaaaccgacttaagaaaaaataatcttacCGAAGTAGAGGCAGTATGGCCTATGGTCTTTGCCTGTCCAGAAGgacgtatgaaaaaaaaaaagcaccTGAAACGTCAAAATCATATGTTCACATTCATACAGTTATTTGGAAAATTAATATTAGAAATAAATGACACGTTTTAAATCGATGTGCAtgcataatttattcaaaatgcgAAAAACGTTTTCTTCATTGGTATTACTCAGACAAATCAATATATTAACTTGTGGAAGATCCCACAAAATAACCTGGTTGCCAAGAGCAAAATGTGagaacaaattatacaacaACTTGATAAACAATTTCAATAAACTTCAATTTTACAATACTACGTCCAAAACAGAAGTAAAGACGAAAAATGAAAACAATGGTAATCAAagaaaactttttaatttatttaaaagtcaccgGCTATGTGATAGATAGTctaagtatgtaggtaggtcTATAATTTTCTGATAATAATATGAACATATTTTACTTTGCAGATAATTTTGAATATTCAAAAGAAAAATTAATATCACAAATGAATTTCTTATCAGAAGAGCATGCCAGACCTTATTATAAATTACCAGTAAAAACCTTACTACATATCTATCAAACTACTAAAAATGATAGCAAGAATGGTTTTTGTAATAACAGACTATATTATATAGCTGACAAAATGAAGGTATCATTtgttttatgaattatgatttgTTGAAACACATTTTATGCTCAATGCAGTGAACTTTTAAAGTACAGTCAATACATACACTTTAATTTTCAGTGCTCACCATCAGACATTAGTAAACGCCTAGCAAAAAGAACTTTTGTATACAGCTTGTCATTCGAGTGGCTAGAGAACTCTTTGGAAACTCTACTAGGTAAGTTTTCAGACTTATGTTGAGGAGATTCCTTAATCCTTAAGCTTTTAAATGTTTCATTAAAGTACATTTATTTCTTTATGTTTCAGAAATGGGTGTTTCTACTGATCGAATTTTAAGAGATTTATGGGTGCTTAAATATAAGCATGAGACAATTCGTGAAAGACTACAGAGAGTAAAAGATATGGGGATTGAGACACTGTTCCCTTGGATGGTTCGTTGTAAACAGGATATAATGAATAGGTAATTTATTGGGTGTATTCCCATGTCCCCActgggcacagatgggaataggtgcATTCAAATGAATCATTCCTATCTATCCCTGCCTTTATATATGGTGGTAGTCAAGTGGAGCAGTGGAGTGGGATTACACCATTTATTGTTCATCCATTATTTTTTATGGAattctaggtacctataattacaTTATATTGTGTGTATTCATAGATTGAGTATCAAAGATAATttacaaatgtatttttataaattccTCCCTTCGGTTGCGATGCCCAATATAATTGGCGAGATCAAAGCCACACGACTCCGCTGGCTTGGTCACCTGGAGAGGATGGGGGAGGATCGTGCTGTAAGAAGAGCGTATGTGGGGCGCCCGGGCGGAAAACGTCCGTCTGGacgtcccagataccgctggagtgacgaaacccaaaaagacctgtccgcccttggaatacccaactggcgcgaagtggcacagaatagggtagagtggcgctctcttgtgtcagaggccaagatcctctttgggtctctgagccagtgatgtatgtatgtatgtgtatttttataaattactttCAGATACATAAAGATATCACAAGATACAAAAAATATCCTTGGAAGAAATAAATCAACACAAATTTATTTGGCTGACCGATTGAACACCACCCCTGAGGTTGTTGCAGAGATTTGCACAAGAATACCAGCTCTTAAGACAATCAGAGTTACAAAGGtaagtagttttaattttgcttggcTTGGGGCCAAGTGAATCTgcgtttttattataaaatgggATAGATAAGATATCATATaagtactaaagaaaaagtgacccagccCTTTGGTGGCCAAGGCCGGAATTGACCTGGCATCTTCAGATTTCTTAAAAAAGCACAAATCaaaaaattatttcataaaataatttgatttgttccttaACTGTAATAAAAAGTGGTAACTTACAGGTTCACTTATCAACCCTAatgtgttatttttgtttttaggtAAAACATTTTTTGGATTTCCTGATCAGTGAGGGCTTTCAACCAGAAGATATTGCTAGTAAGCCTAGGGTTTTAGCAGCTTCATCTGATACAGTCAAGCAGAGGTTGGAAAAGTTGCGCAAATTAGGACTTACTGAAATCAATCTTAATGTTCTTTGTAAAAGTAGAAAAGATTTTAAAAAATACTATGAATCAATTGAAGCCTTACATATGGAGAACAAGTTATAAATAAGAACTATTAATGGAACTGTTATTGTGATGTATATTGAGAAGCCTGAAAGCTTGCAGAGACTAGATGACAGAAGCTTTTAAATGGAAAACCAGACTTATCGTTAAAATGAAGCCTCAACTGGAATTAAACATctggatttttttaaatcgtacAATAACTGTAGATACAATAGAACTGAATATTCATGACTTATTACTATTTGCTATACTGGAAGGTCAATAGGAATTCAGAAATAAAAgatgtttacaattttatgaTGATTATTTACCTcagccatacaaaataatgtcCCTGGAATGAATATCTTAAAGGAAAAGTGTATAGATATTTTACCCAATACATTTTAAACAGGTCAAAACTATAAAAATGGGTATGGTTAttgataaaatgtaaaaaaacaccTGTTttattaacacaaatttaaggtTACTTTATTATTGCATGTCATGtgactttgtgataaaacagtataatatgatttaattgtgACTCACTATAAAATTTACAATTGCAACTAGTCACATCACAAATTATTGcatttattaatgaaaaaatatCTAGCATTCGGAACTAATGCAAAGAATGTTTAGAAATATTAAACTACCTATAAAAAACCATGAGGTCAGTGTAGAAATCCATAAGGATAATTGAACTACTGATGGGCACATTGCACTCCTGGACCAGCATGCATATGCTCCTCATCGTCACTGGCATAGGCCTCTTCGCGGCCCCCACGGTTGCGGTCGTTGGCTGTGTACTCCATCAAGTTCACTTCCTCCACATCCTCACCAGTGGGCATTACAAATGCGGGTCGAGGTGGTAATATACTTTCAATCTGTTTTAACTGCTCTTCCGAAGCAAAGTTATTATCAGGGAAAACAACATCAAACTTCACATATAAATTCCCCTTCTCAAATGGATTTTTGAACTGAGGCATCCCTTCACCTTGGATTCCCTTGAGATCTCCAGGCTTAACTACTTCTCCAGTAAAGTGTCTTATGAGCAAGTCACGGCCATCTAAGTGCTTGACGACAAACTCAAAACCACACAAAGCCTCAGTTAGTGTGATTTCACGTTTCATCAAAAGATCATCACCCGTCCTTTGGAACACATCGTGAGTTTTCTGCTGTAGCACAATTATCACATCTCCAGGTTGTGTGTCAGGCTGCTGATCTCCTTCACCCCTGAAGTATATTTTCTGGTTTTCCCGCATGCCTTTCTCTACATGAACTTCCAGTATCTTGGTCTCATTTAAGACTTTCTTACCTTTGCACTTCGGACACTTATCCTTCTCATTAATCGTTTCACCTTGTCCTTGGCATGTCGGGCAACGGGTTTGAAATTGGCGAGTCATGTTGGGCCCTATCTGTTGATAAGAAATTTTGATACCCTGTCCATGGCAGTCCTTGCAAGACACCACAGCTCCTGGCTTCCCACCTATCCCTTTACACGGGCCACAAATCACATTTTTACTTAGTTGTAACTTGGCTGTTTTTCCATTGTACATGTCCTCTAGAGTCACTTTCAACGGATGTATGGTGTCCTCGCCGCGAGCGCGCTGACGGCCTCTGCTGCCTCCACCCATGCCGAAGATGTCTCCAAAAAAGTGACCCAGGATATCGTCAGGGGGGAAACCGCCACCTTGTCCACCTTCTTGCAAACCTTTAAGCCCATACTTATCGTACGTTTGTCTTTTCTTGGGGTCCGATAACGCTTCGTAGGCAAAGctaatttctttgaatttatcaCCTGCAGCAGGATTTTTGTCGGGATGGAATTCCTTCGCCAACTTGTGGTAGCTCTGCAAAATGAAGTAAGCATGACAAAATGAACAATGGGTATAACATGCTACGGTTAGGCTCCACAAAGGAGTTTATTTTACATAGTAAGAGTAATAAATGTATGCTTATGATTCTTACCCTTTTTATTTCTGCATCACTAGCATTTCTAGAAACACCCAATATATCGTATAACTTATTATCAGCCattttttacagattttgtAAGAAGGAAGGGTGCAGCCTATAGACTAATTTATAATACTTTTTCGATTTGGTGTGGTGTACCGAACACAGATAACGTAAGGATCTTGTCTATGACATGCTATAGACTAGGTCCAATTCAATTTTTAAAGTACTAATAGACTATCACACTACATcgtgaccttggagcgtcgcgcccataagtgagagcgagaaagagatatctgtttctcgctctcacttatgggtgcgacgcaccaaggtcgcggtgcggtgcgatagtctgttagcaCACTCATGTTACCAAACGAAATCATTTACTATAACTGTTATGCTGGTATAAAGGAAATGCACGTCGATTCATACTGTATTTCAATTTACAACCTCCTTACAGTCAACTATGTGCCGAtatgcgtgaatcgcggctccGCGCCACggttcgcgcacgagtgtggaggggcttCACTTCGTACTTTGTTATTTGCGCTACTTGCATCTCTTTCCTCATGtcaaacaaaattaacaaaagcggccaagtgcgagtcggactcgcccatgaagggttccttatttaggcgatttaagacgtataaaaaaaaactacttactagatctcgttcaaaccaattttcggtggaagtttacatggtaatgtacatcatatattttttttagttttatcattctcttattttagaagttacagggggggggacacacattttaccactttggaagtgtctctcgcgcaaactattcagtttagaaaaaaaatatattagaaacctcaatatcatttttgaagacctatccatagataccccacacgtatgggtttgatgaaaaaaaaatttttaagtttcagttcgaagtatggggaaccccaaaaatttattgttttttttctatttttgtgtgaaaatcttaatgcggttcacagaatacatctacttaccaagtttcaacagtatagttcttatagtttcggagaaaagtggctgtgacatacggacggacagacagacggacagacagacagacagacatgacgaatctataagggttccgttttttgccatttggctacggaaccctaaaaatgaaggaAGCAGCAACGCAACGCAATAACAAACTACGAATGGGGTGAatgaagggaataaaaaaagtgagactgtgactaggacaaacaataatagctctttctctgctactcctactgaaagatacataagactatcccattCTGTCAGTCCCCTCCCTACCCTAACAGCCTAACTAATAGCCTtcacacactaccgcaccgcaccgcgaccttagtCGTGTTGCCTCTGTCGTATGTTGAAAGTATGTTGAATGTAGTTCGCTGTCTGTAGGCCCTTTGTAGCGTGACTTAGGCGGGAAGTTTAAAGTTACTTTCAGTACATTGGTTGACATTGGTTAGGTTTTTACTAGTGGGTTGCATATTGGTTGCATACCTGACCAAATCATCTGACAAATTGCTTGATAATTGTCTATTTGTGTTTGTGGGCATCATGACGGCTAATTAATCCTATTCTAGGTTCCTagagataataaaaatagtctAAATTCAACTGAGACACAATTTGCACGAAAGTCAAtaaactaattaatattatatgaaTGCGTCTACTTGTGTTAGGGTCTATAGGAACTGTCACTGTCCCACGGGGCCCACGGCATCGGCACCGCCCGCGCCCAGGCAAGCCCAGGCGCAGCACTTGATATGAGGTGACGTCTTCACTGTCATCAGACTTGATCCGTGGTTTGTGTAGCGGGTTCCCGGCATACATTTAAATACTTACAAGTGGCTTACAAACAATAAGAAGTGGTTTTACAAATCCAAAAGGTTTGAAAACTTGTATGGGGTACTTTAGTAATCGAAATGAGCAATAATTTAATATCCTGTTTATACgataacggtttcactcactggaatttttagtcgctattggcgacatgtttcgggcccttcgggggtccttcctcaggctcgagtgctcgcggcacgcaaaagtaaaatatgtctcacgaaagtttaatatcgaattTAATATCCGTTTGTGCCTACAACTTGATCATGACAGTCAtctttaaccgacttcaaaaaaggaggagaTTATCAATTCGACggtattttaattacttttttatttaaagtaccATCTTCGGTCTCTTTCCCTCCTCGTATCATACGGAATGTGTAAGAGCGCCATCCACCAAGGGAACGTAGGGTAGATATTCGGCCATGCCTGTGTACTGTACCACTGAGTCGCTGTCGCTTTCCGGCCTTCGATCAATGAACATGATTCCGATCAATTTTAAGGTGACTCATAATTATGACtgataattatgtaagtagttCCATTTACGCGCAATTACGATTAGATTAGGAACAATATCCCAA contains:
- the LOC134648499 gene encoding transcription termination factor, mitochondrial isoform X1; its protein translation is MCMHNLFKMRKTFSSLVLLRQINILTCGRSHKITWLPRAKCENKLYNNLINNFNKLQFYNTTSKTEVKTKNENNDNFEYSKEKLISQMNFLSEEHARPYYKLPVKTLLHIYQTTKNDSKNGFCNNRLYYIADKMKCSPSDISKRLAKRTFVYSLSFEWLENSLETLLEMGVSTDRILRDLWVLKYKHETIRERLQRVKDMGIETLFPWMVRCKQDIMNRYIKISQDTKNILGRNKSTQIYLADRLNTTPEVVAEICTRIPALKTIRVTKVKHFLDFLISEGFQPEDIASKPRVLAASSDTVKQRLEKLRKLGLTEINLNVLCKSRKDFKKYYESIEALHMENKL
- the LOC134648499 gene encoding transcription termination factor, mitochondrial isoform X2 gives rise to the protein MKTMCSPSDISKRLAKRTFVYSLSFEWLENSLETLLEMGVSTDRILRDLWVLKYKHETIRERLQRVKDMGIETLFPWMVRCKQDIMNRYIKISQDTKNILGRNKSTQIYLADRLNTTPEVVAEICTRIPALKTIRVTKVKHFLDFLISEGFQPEDIASKPRVLAASSDTVKQRLEKLRKLGLTEINLNVLCKSRKDFKKYYESIEALHMENKL
- the LOC134648073 gene encoding dnaJ homolog subfamily A member 2-like translates to MADNKLYDILGVSRNASDAEIKRSYHKLAKEFHPDKNPAAGDKFKEISFAYEALSDPKKRQTYDKYGLKGLQEGGQGGGFPPDDILGHFFGDIFGMGGGSRGRQRARGEDTIHPLKVTLEDMYNGKTAKLQLSKNVICGPCKGIGGKPGAVVSCKDCHGQGIKISYQQIGPNMTRQFQTRCPTCQGQGETINEKDKCPKCKGKKVLNETKILEVHVEKGMRENQKIYFRGEGDQQPDTQPGDVIIVLQQKTHDVFQRTGDDLLMKREITLTEALCGFEFVVKHLDGRDLLIRHFTGEVVKPGDLKGIQGEGMPQFKNPFEKGNLYVKFDVVFPDNNFASEEQLKQIESILPPRPAFVMPTGEDVEEVNLMEYTANDRNRGGREEAYASDDEEHMHAGPGVQCAHQ